The following are encoded in a window of Thalassospira sp. TSL5-1 genomic DNA:
- the nusG gene encoding transcription termination/antitermination protein NusG, producing MAEHRWYVLHVHSGFEKKVAQSIREQSIKKGLEGEIAEVLVPTEEITEMRRGSKVNAERKFFPGYVLLKMQLTDESWHLVKNTAKVTDFLGSRGKPMPISEKEAQHILHQVQEGVDRPKSTISFEVGEEVRVSDGPFASFSGVVEGVDEERARLKVSVSIFGRSTPVELEYTQVEKI from the coding sequence ATGGCTGAGCATCGCTGGTACGTGCTGCACGTCCATTCCGGTTTTGAAAAGAAGGTCGCCCAGTCGATCCGTGAACAGTCGATCAAGAAGGGTCTTGAAGGCGAAATTGCGGAAGTTCTGGTCCCGACCGAAGAAATCACCGAAATGCGTCGCGGCAGCAAAGTCAATGCCGAGCGTAAGTTCTTTCCGGGTTATGTATTGCTGAAAATGCAGCTGACTGACGAAAGCTGGCATCTGGTTAAAAACACCGCCAAGGTCACAGACTTCCTTGGTAGCCGTGGCAAGCCGATGCCGATTTCGGAAAAGGAAGCTCAGCATATTCTGCATCAGGTTCAGGAAGGTGTTGATCGTCCGAAATCCACCATCAGCTTTGAAGTTGGTGAGGAAGTTCGGGTGTCGGATGGTCCGTTCGCATCCTTTAGTGGTGTGGTCGAAGGGGTTGATGAAGAGCGCGCACGCCTTAAGGTGTCTGTGTCGATCTTTGGTCGTTCAACCCCGGTCGAGCTGGAATATACCCAGGTCGAAAAGATCTGA
- the secE gene encoding preprotein translocase subunit SecE → MAKTSPAQFVQQVRQEARKVTWPTRKETTVSTLMVFVMVAFASVFFFVVDQLLALGVKLIFGVGG, encoded by the coding sequence ATGGCTAAAACGTCACCGGCACAATTCGTACAACAGGTCCGCCAGGAAGCCCGCAAGGTTACGTGGCCGACCCGCAAGGAAACGACCGTATCAACCCTGATGGTTTTCGTCATGGTTGCTTTTGCGTCTGTTTTCTTTTTTGTCGTTGATCAGCTGCTTGCCCTGGGCGTCAAGCTGATCTTTGGTGTCGGGGGCTGA